A genomic window from Chanodichthys erythropterus isolate Z2021 chromosome 1, ASM2448905v1, whole genome shotgun sequence includes:
- the otop1 gene encoding proton channel OTOP1 isoform X1 — protein sequence MVEHSGLDIMCLNKYGPSSSSSSSSDAEKKLFSKLKVSLTKRYPQKNAETLSAQYGTNLLLIGVSMMLALAQHGPAVKEEHLLTFITVLMLVQLVWMLCYMIRRERERSPLPERDAHAGTSWIRGASAARLIDALLCERENDCLFDCRRSGGLTMLALLSLIMDAFRIGYFVGYHSCISAVLGVYPIIHALHTISQVHFLWFHIKDVIKKYETFERFGVIHAVFTNLLLWCNGVMSEAEHFLKNHQRRLIALGYANISTVEVEPHCNCTTSVCSMFSTSLYYLYPFNIEYHIFVSAMLFVMWKNIGRTLDRHSNRKRPSTRSPGLLLGPLLGLLALASSVTVLVVYLIHVEKSEQTREAAISMFYCYGVVMLACMCGASGAGLLVYRVEDWPMDTGQNPSRTLDTELLLGSSLGSWLMSWCSVVAAAAAAGRSSPSFRWTCLAYSLLLVLEKCVQNLFIVESLYRRRREDEAAAPEIFSVTAPYDGIVNRAYETQDKRCAPLDAEPSENRQGFGRKHADGSLPAGNRLNVTAGRKRQILKNITIFLFMCNVSLWILPAFGCRPQYDNALEQETFGFSVWTTVLNVAIPMNLFYRMHSVASLFEVFRKV from the exons ATGGTGGAGCACAGCGGCCTGGACATCATGTGCCTGAACAAGTACGGCCCCAGTTCCTCCTCGTCGTCGTCCTCGGACGCAGAAAAGAAACTTTTCTCCAAGCTCAAGGTGAGTTTGACCAAGCGCTACCCGCAGAAGAACGCGGAGACGCTGAGCGCGCAGTACGGAACCAACCTGCTGCTGATCGGCGTGTCCATGATGCTCGCGCTCGCGCAGCACGGGCCGGCGGTGAAGGAGGAGCACCTGCTGACCTTCATCACGGTGCTGATGCTCGTGCAGCTCGTGTGGATGCTCTGCTACATGATCCGGAGGGAGCGCGAGCGCAGCCCGCTGCCGGAGAGAGACGCGCACGCGGGCACCAGCTGGATCCGAGGTGCGTCAGCAGCGCGTTTAATTGACGCCTTGCTCTGTGAGCGTGAGAATGATTGTCTGTTTGATTGTCGCCGTTCAGGGGGGCTGACGATGCTGGCGCTGCTGTCGCTCATCATGGACGCGTTCCGCATCGGCTATTTCGTCGGCTATCATTCCTGCATCTCCGCCGTGCTCGGAGTCTATCCCATCATCCACGCGCTGCACACCATCTCTCAG GTGCACTTCCTCTGGTTCCACATCAAAGACGTCATCAAGAAATATGAAACCTTCGAGAG GTTCGGAGTGATTCATGCCGTCTTCACGAACCTGCTGCTCTGGTGTAATGGAGTGATGTCAGAGGCTGAACATTTCCTCAAAAACCACCAGAGACGCTTGATCGCACTGGGTTACGCCAATATATCAACAG tgGAAGTGGAGCCTCACTGTAACTGCACCACCAGCGTCTGCTCCATGTTCTCCACCAGCCTCTACTATCTGTACCCCTTCAACATCGAGTACCACATCTTCGTCTCGGCCATGCTGTTCGTCATGTGGAAGAACATCGGCCGCACGCTGGACCGCCACAGCAACCGCAAGCGCCCCAGCACTCGCAGTCCGGGTCTGCTGCTCGGGCCGCTGCTGGGTCTGCTGGCGCTGGCCAGCTCCGTCACGGTCCTGGTGGTCTACCTCATCCACGTGGAGAAGTCGGAGCAGACGCGCGAGGCCGCCATCTCCATGTTCTACTGCTACGGCGTGGTGATGCTGGCCTGCATGTGCGGCGCGAGCGGCGCCGGCCTGCTGGTGTACCGGGTGGAGGACTGGCCCATGGACACGGGTCAGAACCCGTCGCGCACGCTGGACACGGAGCTGCTGCTGGGCTCGTCGCTGGGCTCGTGGCTGATGTCCTGGTGCAGCGTGGTGGCGGCGGCGGCCGCGGCGGGACGGAGCTCTCCCAGCTTCCGCTGGACCTGCCTGGCGTACTCGCTGCTGCTGGTGCTGGAGAAGTGCGTGCAGAACCTGTTCATCGTGGAGTCGCTGTACCGCAGGCGCAGGGAGGACGAGGCCGCGGCGCCCGAGATCTTCTCCGTGACGGCGCCGTACGACGGCATCGTCAACCGTGCCTACGAGACGCAGGACAAGCGCTGCGCTCCTCTGGACGCGGAGCCGAGCGAGAACAGACAGGGCTTCGGCCGGAAACACGCCGACGGTTCGCTTCCCGCGGGAAACCGGCTCAACGTGACGGCCGGGAGGAAGAGGCAGATCCTGAAGAACATCACCATCTTCCTCTTCATGTGCAACGTCTCG TTGTGGATTCTCCCGGCCTTCGGCTGCCGTCCGCAGTACGACAACGCTCTGGAGCAGGAGACGTTCGGCTTCAGCGTTTGGACCACGGTGCTGAACGTCGCCATTCCCATGAACCTCTTCTACCGCATGCACTCGGTGGCGTCGCTCTTCGAAGTCTTCAGGAAGGTTTGA
- the otop1 gene encoding proton channel OTOP1 isoform X3, protein MVEHSGLDIMCLNKYGPSSSSSSSSDAEKKLFSKLKVSLTKRYPQKNAETLSAQYGTNLLLIGVSMMLALAQHGPAVKEEHLLTFITVLMLVQLVWMLCYMIRRERERSPLPERDAHAGTSWIRGGLTMLALLSLIMDAFRIGYFVGYHSCISAVLGVYPIIHALHTISQVHFLWFHIKDVIKKYETFERFGVIHAVFTNLLLWCNGVMSEAEHFLKNHQRRLIALGYANISTVEVEPHCNCTTSVCSMFSTSLYYLYPFNIEYHIFVSAMLFVMWKNIGRTLDRHSNRKRPSTRSPGLLLGPLLGLLALASSVTVLVVYLIHVEKSEQTREAAISMFYCYGVVMLACMCGASGAGLLVYRVEDWPMDTGQNPSRTLDTELLLGSSLGSWLMSWCSVVAAAAAAGRSSPSFRWTCLAYSLLLVLEKCVQNLFIVESLYRRRREDEAAAPEIFSVTAPYDGIVNRAYETQDKRCAPLDAEPSENRQGFGRKHADGSLPAGNRLNVTAGRKRQILKNITIFLFMCNVSLWILPAFGCRPQYDNALEQETFGFSVWTTVLNVAIPMNLFYRMHSVASLFEVFRKV, encoded by the exons ATGGTGGAGCACAGCGGCCTGGACATCATGTGCCTGAACAAGTACGGCCCCAGTTCCTCCTCGTCGTCGTCCTCGGACGCAGAAAAGAAACTTTTCTCCAAGCTCAAGGTGAGTTTGACCAAGCGCTACCCGCAGAAGAACGCGGAGACGCTGAGCGCGCAGTACGGAACCAACCTGCTGCTGATCGGCGTGTCCATGATGCTCGCGCTCGCGCAGCACGGGCCGGCGGTGAAGGAGGAGCACCTGCTGACCTTCATCACGGTGCTGATGCTCGTGCAGCTCGTGTGGATGCTCTGCTACATGATCCGGAGGGAGCGCGAGCGCAGCCCGCTGCCGGAGAGAGACGCGCACGCGGGCACCAGCTGGATCCGAG GGGGGCTGACGATGCTGGCGCTGCTGTCGCTCATCATGGACGCGTTCCGCATCGGCTATTTCGTCGGCTATCATTCCTGCATCTCCGCCGTGCTCGGAGTCTATCCCATCATCCACGCGCTGCACACCATCTCTCAG GTGCACTTCCTCTGGTTCCACATCAAAGACGTCATCAAGAAATATGAAACCTTCGAGAG GTTCGGAGTGATTCATGCCGTCTTCACGAACCTGCTGCTCTGGTGTAATGGAGTGATGTCAGAGGCTGAACATTTCCTCAAAAACCACCAGAGACGCTTGATCGCACTGGGTTACGCCAATATATCAACAG tgGAAGTGGAGCCTCACTGTAACTGCACCACCAGCGTCTGCTCCATGTTCTCCACCAGCCTCTACTATCTGTACCCCTTCAACATCGAGTACCACATCTTCGTCTCGGCCATGCTGTTCGTCATGTGGAAGAACATCGGCCGCACGCTGGACCGCCACAGCAACCGCAAGCGCCCCAGCACTCGCAGTCCGGGTCTGCTGCTCGGGCCGCTGCTGGGTCTGCTGGCGCTGGCCAGCTCCGTCACGGTCCTGGTGGTCTACCTCATCCACGTGGAGAAGTCGGAGCAGACGCGCGAGGCCGCCATCTCCATGTTCTACTGCTACGGCGTGGTGATGCTGGCCTGCATGTGCGGCGCGAGCGGCGCCGGCCTGCTGGTGTACCGGGTGGAGGACTGGCCCATGGACACGGGTCAGAACCCGTCGCGCACGCTGGACACGGAGCTGCTGCTGGGCTCGTCGCTGGGCTCGTGGCTGATGTCCTGGTGCAGCGTGGTGGCGGCGGCGGCCGCGGCGGGACGGAGCTCTCCCAGCTTCCGCTGGACCTGCCTGGCGTACTCGCTGCTGCTGGTGCTGGAGAAGTGCGTGCAGAACCTGTTCATCGTGGAGTCGCTGTACCGCAGGCGCAGGGAGGACGAGGCCGCGGCGCCCGAGATCTTCTCCGTGACGGCGCCGTACGACGGCATCGTCAACCGTGCCTACGAGACGCAGGACAAGCGCTGCGCTCCTCTGGACGCGGAGCCGAGCGAGAACAGACAGGGCTTCGGCCGGAAACACGCCGACGGTTCGCTTCCCGCGGGAAACCGGCTCAACGTGACGGCCGGGAGGAAGAGGCAGATCCTGAAGAACATCACCATCTTCCTCTTCATGTGCAACGTCTCG TTGTGGATTCTCCCGGCCTTCGGCTGCCGTCCGCAGTACGACAACGCTCTGGAGCAGGAGACGTTCGGCTTCAGCGTTTGGACCACGGTGCTGAACGTCGCCATTCCCATGAACCTCTTCTACCGCATGCACTCGGTGGCGTCGCTCTTCGAAGTCTTCAGGAAGGTTTGA
- the otop1 gene encoding proton channel OTOP1 isoform X2, producing MVEHSGLDIMCLNKYGPSSSSSSSSDAEKKLFSKLKVSLTKRYPQKNAETLSAQYGTNLLLIGVSMMLALAQHGPAVKEEHLLTFITVLMLVQLVWMLCYMIRRERERSPLPERDAHAGTSWIRGASAARLIDALLCERENDCLFDCRRSGGLTMLALLSLIMDAFRIGYFVGYHSCISAVLGVYPIIHALHTISQVHFLWFHIKDVIKKYETFERFGVIHAVFTNLLLWCNGVMSEAEHFLKNHQRRLIALGYANISTVEVEPHCNCTTSVCSMFSTSLYYLYPFNIEYHIFVSAMLFVMWKNIGRTLDRHSNRKRPSTRSPGLLLGPLLGLLALASSVTVLVVYLIHVEKSEQTREAAISMFYCYGVVMLACMCGASGAGLLVYRVEDWPMDTGQNPSRTLDTELLLGSSLGSWLMSWCSVVAAAAAAGRSSPSFRWTCLAYSLLLVLEKCVQNLFIVESLYRRRREDEAAAPEIFSVTAPYDGIVNRAYETQDKRCAPLDAEPSENRQGFGRKHADGSLPAGNRLNVTAGRKRQILKNITIFLFMCNVSVRSGAKHVFRKPVCATCGFSRPSAAVRSTTTLWSRRRSASAFGPRC from the exons ATGGTGGAGCACAGCGGCCTGGACATCATGTGCCTGAACAAGTACGGCCCCAGTTCCTCCTCGTCGTCGTCCTCGGACGCAGAAAAGAAACTTTTCTCCAAGCTCAAGGTGAGTTTGACCAAGCGCTACCCGCAGAAGAACGCGGAGACGCTGAGCGCGCAGTACGGAACCAACCTGCTGCTGATCGGCGTGTCCATGATGCTCGCGCTCGCGCAGCACGGGCCGGCGGTGAAGGAGGAGCACCTGCTGACCTTCATCACGGTGCTGATGCTCGTGCAGCTCGTGTGGATGCTCTGCTACATGATCCGGAGGGAGCGCGAGCGCAGCCCGCTGCCGGAGAGAGACGCGCACGCGGGCACCAGCTGGATCCGAGGTGCGTCAGCAGCGCGTTTAATTGACGCCTTGCTCTGTGAGCGTGAGAATGATTGTCTGTTTGATTGTCGCCGTTCAGGGGGGCTGACGATGCTGGCGCTGCTGTCGCTCATCATGGACGCGTTCCGCATCGGCTATTTCGTCGGCTATCATTCCTGCATCTCCGCCGTGCTCGGAGTCTATCCCATCATCCACGCGCTGCACACCATCTCTCAG GTGCACTTCCTCTGGTTCCACATCAAAGACGTCATCAAGAAATATGAAACCTTCGAGAG GTTCGGAGTGATTCATGCCGTCTTCACGAACCTGCTGCTCTGGTGTAATGGAGTGATGTCAGAGGCTGAACATTTCCTCAAAAACCACCAGAGACGCTTGATCGCACTGGGTTACGCCAATATATCAACAG tgGAAGTGGAGCCTCACTGTAACTGCACCACCAGCGTCTGCTCCATGTTCTCCACCAGCCTCTACTATCTGTACCCCTTCAACATCGAGTACCACATCTTCGTCTCGGCCATGCTGTTCGTCATGTGGAAGAACATCGGCCGCACGCTGGACCGCCACAGCAACCGCAAGCGCCCCAGCACTCGCAGTCCGGGTCTGCTGCTCGGGCCGCTGCTGGGTCTGCTGGCGCTGGCCAGCTCCGTCACGGTCCTGGTGGTCTACCTCATCCACGTGGAGAAGTCGGAGCAGACGCGCGAGGCCGCCATCTCCATGTTCTACTGCTACGGCGTGGTGATGCTGGCCTGCATGTGCGGCGCGAGCGGCGCCGGCCTGCTGGTGTACCGGGTGGAGGACTGGCCCATGGACACGGGTCAGAACCCGTCGCGCACGCTGGACACGGAGCTGCTGCTGGGCTCGTCGCTGGGCTCGTGGCTGATGTCCTGGTGCAGCGTGGTGGCGGCGGCGGCCGCGGCGGGACGGAGCTCTCCCAGCTTCCGCTGGACCTGCCTGGCGTACTCGCTGCTGCTGGTGCTGGAGAAGTGCGTGCAGAACCTGTTCATCGTGGAGTCGCTGTACCGCAGGCGCAGGGAGGACGAGGCCGCGGCGCCCGAGATCTTCTCCGTGACGGCGCCGTACGACGGCATCGTCAACCGTGCCTACGAGACGCAGGACAAGCGCTGCGCTCCTCTGGACGCGGAGCCGAGCGAGAACAGACAGGGCTTCGGCCGGAAACACGCCGACGGTTCGCTTCCCGCGGGAAACCGGCTCAACGTGACGGCCGGGAGGAAGAGGCAGATCCTGAAGAACATCACCATCTTCCTCTTCATGTGCAACGTCTCGGTAAGAAGCGGCGCGAAACACGTGTTTAGGAAGCCCGTTTGTGCCAC TTGTGGATTCTCCCGGCCTTCGGCTGCCGTCCGCAGTACGACAACGCTCTGGAGCAGGAGACGTTCGGCTTCAGCGTTTGGACCACGGTGCTGA
- the otop1 gene encoding proton channel OTOP1 isoform X4, which produces MVEHSGLDIMCLNKYGPSSSSSSSSDAEKKLFSKLKVSLTKRYPQKNAETLSAQYGTNLLLIGVSMMLALAQHGPAVKEEHLLTFITVLMLVQLVWMLCYMIRRERERSPLPERDAHAGTSWIRGASAARLIDALLCERENDCLFDCRRSGGLTMLALLSLIMDAFRIGYFVGYHSCISAVLGVYPIIHALHTISQVHFLWFHIKDVIKKYETFERFGVIHAVFTNLLLWCNGVMSEAEHFLKNHQRRLIALGYANISTVEVEPHCNCTTSVCSMFSTSLYYLYPFNIEYHIFVSAMLFVMWKNIGRTLDRHSNRKRPSTRSPGLLLGPLLGLLALASSVTVLVVYLIHVEKSEQTREAAISMFYCYGVVMLACMCGASGAGLLVYRVEDWPMDTGQNPSRTLDTELLLGSSLGSWLMSWCSVVAAAAAAGRSSPSFRWTCLAYSLLLVLEKCVQNLFIVESLYRRRREDEAAAPEIFSVTAPYDGIVNRAYETQDKRCAPLDAEPSENRQGFGRKHADGSLPAGNRLNVTAGRKRQILKNITIFLFMCNVSIFGHFSSPVNES; this is translated from the exons ATGGTGGAGCACAGCGGCCTGGACATCATGTGCCTGAACAAGTACGGCCCCAGTTCCTCCTCGTCGTCGTCCTCGGACGCAGAAAAGAAACTTTTCTCCAAGCTCAAGGTGAGTTTGACCAAGCGCTACCCGCAGAAGAACGCGGAGACGCTGAGCGCGCAGTACGGAACCAACCTGCTGCTGATCGGCGTGTCCATGATGCTCGCGCTCGCGCAGCACGGGCCGGCGGTGAAGGAGGAGCACCTGCTGACCTTCATCACGGTGCTGATGCTCGTGCAGCTCGTGTGGATGCTCTGCTACATGATCCGGAGGGAGCGCGAGCGCAGCCCGCTGCCGGAGAGAGACGCGCACGCGGGCACCAGCTGGATCCGAGGTGCGTCAGCAGCGCGTTTAATTGACGCCTTGCTCTGTGAGCGTGAGAATGATTGTCTGTTTGATTGTCGCCGTTCAGGGGGGCTGACGATGCTGGCGCTGCTGTCGCTCATCATGGACGCGTTCCGCATCGGCTATTTCGTCGGCTATCATTCCTGCATCTCCGCCGTGCTCGGAGTCTATCCCATCATCCACGCGCTGCACACCATCTCTCAG GTGCACTTCCTCTGGTTCCACATCAAAGACGTCATCAAGAAATATGAAACCTTCGAGAG GTTCGGAGTGATTCATGCCGTCTTCACGAACCTGCTGCTCTGGTGTAATGGAGTGATGTCAGAGGCTGAACATTTCCTCAAAAACCACCAGAGACGCTTGATCGCACTGGGTTACGCCAATATATCAACAG tgGAAGTGGAGCCTCACTGTAACTGCACCACCAGCGTCTGCTCCATGTTCTCCACCAGCCTCTACTATCTGTACCCCTTCAACATCGAGTACCACATCTTCGTCTCGGCCATGCTGTTCGTCATGTGGAAGAACATCGGCCGCACGCTGGACCGCCACAGCAACCGCAAGCGCCCCAGCACTCGCAGTCCGGGTCTGCTGCTCGGGCCGCTGCTGGGTCTGCTGGCGCTGGCCAGCTCCGTCACGGTCCTGGTGGTCTACCTCATCCACGTGGAGAAGTCGGAGCAGACGCGCGAGGCCGCCATCTCCATGTTCTACTGCTACGGCGTGGTGATGCTGGCCTGCATGTGCGGCGCGAGCGGCGCCGGCCTGCTGGTGTACCGGGTGGAGGACTGGCCCATGGACACGGGTCAGAACCCGTCGCGCACGCTGGACACGGAGCTGCTGCTGGGCTCGTCGCTGGGCTCGTGGCTGATGTCCTGGTGCAGCGTGGTGGCGGCGGCGGCCGCGGCGGGACGGAGCTCTCCCAGCTTCCGCTGGACCTGCCTGGCGTACTCGCTGCTGCTGGTGCTGGAGAAGTGCGTGCAGAACCTGTTCATCGTGGAGTCGCTGTACCGCAGGCGCAGGGAGGACGAGGCCGCGGCGCCCGAGATCTTCTCCGTGACGGCGCCGTACGACGGCATCGTCAACCGTGCCTACGAGACGCAGGACAAGCGCTGCGCTCCTCTGGACGCGGAGCCGAGCGAGAACAGACAGGGCTTCGGCCGGAAACACGCCGACGGTTCGCTTCCCGCGGGAAACCGGCTCAACGTGACGGCCGGGAGGAAGAGGCAGATCCTGAAGAACATCACCATCTTCCTCTTCATGTGCAACGTCTCG atatttggtcatttctcttctccagtaaatgaatcttga
- the tmem128 gene encoding transmembrane protein 128 produces MAEFSEFVNVRRRFKINEEEEEDEKTAGPDEDEEEKLKSSSRINRHSVFWILASIALTYYVDFFSVVLNHSDIHSWWFSVGLVLLGLCLSLAAFCIVYLEWFRGIKHYEQEYPAVPAVTTAAFIAASCSLNMALWPVWSFFTPVILFTQFMGVVMLISLLG; encoded by the exons ATGGCGGAGTTCAGTGAGTTTGTGAACGTGCGGCGGCGATTTAAGATAaacgaagaagaagaagaagacgaAAAGA CTGCTGGTCCTGATGAGGATGAGGAGGAGAAGCTGAAGTCTTCCTCTCGGATCAACCGACACTCTGTCTTCTGGATTCTGGCATCCATCGCTCTCACATACTATGTGGATTTCTTCTCTGTCGTGCTGAACCACAGTGACATTCACAG CTGGTGGTTTTCCGTGGGTCTGGTGCTGCTGGGATTGTGTCTCAGTCTGGCGGCGTTCTGTATCGTTTATCTGGAGTGGTTCAGAGGCATCAAACACTACGAGCAGGAGTATCCGGCCGTCCCCGCCGTCACCACCGCCGCCTTCATCGCCGCGTCCTGCAG CTTGAACATGGCTCTGTGGCCCGTCTGGTCCTTCTTCACGCCTGTGATCCTCTTCACTCAGTTCATGGGTGTGGTGATGCTGATCTCACTGCTGGGCTGA